Genomic window (Candidatus Binatia bacterium):
GCGTTGGTGCTCTTCCTGCACGCGCGCAAGCGCCTGCCCTGGCTAACGGCCGGAGGCACCTTGATGTACCAGGCCGGTGTCGACGTCATGCTGCTCGCCATATTGTCGCTGGTCGCGATCGCTCTCGTGCCGACATCCCCGATTCGGCTCGGCCTCAACTACGTGGCAGGTGTGTTTGTCGTCGGCTGTCTGATCGCCGCGTTTTGGCTTTTCTGGGGGCCGCGGCTGCGTTCCAGCAATTGGCTCCGATGGCTCTACGAGCGGCCATCGCTGGTCAGTTTCCGCACGGCGCGGCTCTCGCATTTCATCAAGCTGCTCGCCATCAGGTTTCCGATTTACCTGGGAGCAGGCTTCGCGCTCTATGGGCAGTTCGTTAGTTTTCACATCCGGATCCCACTCGTGCAGGTGCTGGCTTTGACGCCACTCATTGTGGCGATAGGAAATGCGCCGCTCTTACCAGGAGGTATCGGAACGACTCAGCTCGTTTTCACCATCGGTTTCGCCCGGTTTGCCAGCAAGGACGATTTGTTCGCGCTCTCTCTGGCCGTCAGCGCGTTCAACCTTCTGGCTCGGATACCGATGGGACTAGCAATGGGCACGCCGCTGGCGGAAGGCACAGTCGGCGTCAAACGCGAATTCACGATGAAGCACAAGGCCAGCCAAGCCTGAACCCCGGTTGGTCACTTGATCTCTGCGCCGCATCGATAGCTTGCCCTGCTGGGATGCGGTCGGCGAGCATGTGGCGCGACGACCCGGGCGGCTAATCGCTACTGTTGATTCTCTGGCTCGCGCGGGTAGCATGCCGGTTATGCGGCGGGAAAAAAGAATCATGGCCATGTGCCTTGGGCTGATATTGCTGAGTCTGAGTCAGACATCTCATGCTGCGGACGAACGTGCGCAAGAGGCGGTGGACCGGGTGGCGCGGCTCTTTAGCAGTAAGTCCAGCATCGCAACGGTGAAAATGCAGATCTCCAACGAAAACGGGCAACGGAACCTGTCGATGAAGATCTGGTCGCGCGGAACGGACAACGTCCTCCTCCGCATCGACGGTCCGCAAGAGGAAGCCGGCACGGCCGTCCTCAAAGTCGGCAGCGACATCTGGTACTATCTGCCGAAATCGAACCGCACGGTTAAGGTGCCTCCTTCCATGACGATGACCTCGTGGATGGGAAGCGACTTCACCGTCGATGATCTGGTGAAAGAGAGTCTGCTCGCGCGCGACTATTCTATTGCGCCCTTCTTTGAAGGAGAGCGCGGTGGAGTTGCCGTGTACGAATATACCCTGACACCCAAGCCGAAAGCGGCGGTGGTGTGGGGGAAAATCATTGTGCAGCTCTACCAGGTCAACATGATGCCCACATGGCAGGGCTATTATGATGAGGACGGGAAGCTGGTCCGGGAGCGGACCTTTTCCGAGTACAAAACGATGGGCGGGAGGTTCATTCCTACGCGCCTGGTCATGCGGCCGGTGGCCAAGCCTGGTGAGCAGACCACGATCGTGTTCGAAGATATCAGCTTCGACGTGCCGATCAGCGCGGAAACGTTTTCCCTGTCCAACCTGAAGCGATGAGCCGACGGCTTCCCCAACTGGCTTGGCGCAATCTCTGGCGCAATCCTCGCCGTACGTCCATCACGATGGCGGCCATTGCCTTGGGCTACGCCATGCTGCTGTTCGTTGCGTGCCTGATGGAAGGCCTGCGGCAGCAGATGATTGAGAACGGCACGAACCTTGTTTTCTCCCAGATCCAGGTGCACGCTCCTGGTTACTACCCCAATCGTTCCCTTCAAAAGACCCTGGGAGCGGGACCAGGGACGGATGTCAGCGCGATGCTTGCTGCGGTCACGGCTGATCACCGAGTGTATGCCGCTACTCCGAGAGTGTACGGCCACGGCTTGGCAAGTGCCGCTCACCAATCCGGGGGAGTGGAGCTCATGGGGGTCGCCCCTGATCAGGAACAACAGGTTACCGTCCTGCATACCAGGATAGTCAAAGGGAGCTACCTGAACGAACGGATGCCAAAGGGTATCGTGATGGGAGACAGACTCGCCACCACCATTGGCGTCGGAGTCGGATCAGAAATCGCCCTGTTGGCGCAGGCGGCCGATGGGTCGATGGGGGACGACCTGTACGCAGTTGCGGGGATTTTTCATACCGGTATTGAGCCCATGGACCGGGGTCTGGTGCTCATGTCTCTCTCTTCTCTACAGGAGCTCTTGCACTTGGCGCCCGGCAGGATCCATGAAGTGGGCATCAAGCTGCACGACGCCACCGAGGCTGTTGCCGTGGCTGGGACACTCGAGGCCGAACTCGGCAAGACCCTTCCCGTTCGAGTCCGGGCCTGGCCTGAACTGGCGCCGGAGCTTGCCGCGTATGTGCAGTTCAATCGCAGTGTTACCGTCATGCTCTTTTTTATATTTTTTCTTCTCGCGGTTATGGGCATCATGAACACCATGCTCATGGCGGTCTTTGAGCGCACCCGGGAGCTGGGAATGCTTATGGGCCTGGGAATGCGTCCGGTTCAGGTCGTCGGTCTCGTCCTGGCAGAAGCGACAGGATTGGCGGTCGTCAGCCTGGTCCTAGGAGTAGCGCTTGGGGCTCCGCTTCTCTGGTATCTGCAGGTCCATGGTCTGGAATTGGGCGGCGTCGCCAACGAAATCTCTGTGGCTGGAGTACCGGTGGGTCATTTGTGGTACGGCCGGCAAGATTTTTCTGCGTATTCCCAAGCGGCTCTGGGGCTAGCCATCACGGCCGTCGTCTCCGCCCTGTATCCGGCGTTACGGGCAGCGCACTATCGGCCGACGGAAGCGCTGCGGAAGGCCTAGCGGGCTGCGCCCAGC
Coding sequences:
- a CDS encoding lysylphosphatidylglycerol synthase domain-containing protein; the encoded protein is MRKTVLQSLVAYAIAAAIVWYAARGVSWSQVADAASHATLWLFVAVSLGGFLCWFIGETIVFSRLFSYFHAPTTGLELLPVMAAVYFLQTINSHIASGALVLFLHARKRLPWLTAGGTLMYQAGVDVMLLAILSLVAIALVPTSPIRLGLNYVAGVFVVGCLIAAFWLFWGPRLRSSNWLRWLYERPSLVSFRTARLSHFIKLLAIRFPIYLGAGFALYGQFVSFHIRIPLVQVLALTPLIVAIGNAPLLPGGIGTTQLVFTIGFARFASKDDLFALSLAVSAFNLLARIPMGLAMGTPLAEGTVGVKREFTMKHKASQA
- a CDS encoding outer membrane lipoprotein-sorting protein encodes the protein MCLGLILLSLSQTSHAADERAQEAVDRVARLFSSKSSIATVKMQISNENGQRNLSMKIWSRGTDNVLLRIDGPQEEAGTAVLKVGSDIWYYLPKSNRTVKVPPSMTMTSWMGSDFTVDDLVKESLLARDYSIAPFFEGERGGVAVYEYTLTPKPKAAVVWGKIIVQLYQVNMMPTWQGYYDEDGKLVRERTFSEYKTMGGRFIPTRLVMRPVAKPGEQTTIVFEDISFDVPISAETFSLSNLKR
- a CDS encoding ABC transporter permease; amino-acid sequence: MSRRLPQLAWRNLWRNPRRTSITMAAIALGYAMLLFVACLMEGLRQQMIENGTNLVFSQIQVHAPGYYPNRSLQKTLGAGPGTDVSAMLAAVTADHRVYAATPRVYGHGLASAAHQSGGVELMGVAPDQEQQVTVLHTRIVKGSYLNERMPKGIVMGDRLATTIGVGVGSEIALLAQAADGSMGDDLYAVAGIFHTGIEPMDRGLVLMSLSSLQELLHLAPGRIHEVGIKLHDATEAVAVAGTLEAELGKTLPVRVRAWPELAPELAAYVQFNRSVTVMLFFIFFLLAVMGIMNTMLMAVFERTRELGMLMGLGMRPVQVVGLVLAEATGLAVVSLVLGVALGAPLLWYLQVHGLELGGVANEISVAGVPVGHLWYGRQDFSAYSQAALGLAITAVVSALYPALRAAHYRPTEALRKA